The Niallia sp. Man26 genomic sequence ATTTAGTCAATCGTAATGAAGCATTAGGGTATATAGAAAAGTTAACGGCAGCCTATAACAACCCTTCTGTTGATCAGTTTATTGAGTCTCAAAATAAAAGGATTAATACTGAATTGGATATCGAGTTTACAATGGATCTACGTTTTTAGACTGGGTTTATAACGATGAAAAGAATCAATATATTATTAATCACCCATCATTTAAAATGAAGAAATTCAGGAAAAATCTTAAACAAAATTGGTCCTTTCACTGTGCTTCATGTAATAAAAAGGTTTCAAGTAGTACTGACGATGGTTACTATTTAGTCCGAGCAGCTTCACAAGATAGCATAACCGAAAAGGCCTGTTCTTCTGCATGCTGCTCCGTTATTTGGAGAGATCAAGTACGTGATTGGATTAATGAAAAAGGATACCAGGATCATGTAAAGATAAAAAGTGATCCTCTGGAAGCGGAGGAATAAGTAAGGGATTTAAAATTGATCCGAATTATGTAAACATAACTCCAGAACTGGCAGAACACTTTCGTCACGTCAATTTGGGAAAGTTATTACAAGTATAGCAATTGTAAAAGATTTAAGGCTTGTTTATGGTAATAACAACTTCTTAGAAGAAATGGATGAAATGGAAGAGGTATTGGTGACTGACGATTATCATACATATATTCTAAAAATTGAGGAAGTAGGACCCGTTCATTAATAGAAAAGAGGATTTTTTTATGCCAGTAAAACCGTTTAGTGTACAACGTTTTATACTTTATATAGCTTGTATTGGCTTCGGCGCAGTAGCTTTGTATGGTAATTCGATATACAATCCGACTTATAACAACAGCTTATTGATAGTTTTAGTCAGTTTTTATTTTTTCTTTTCCGCTGCAAACTCATTTACCACTCTAATAGGGATTAATAAAAAAGTGAATACTTTAGAAGAAAACATAAGAGATAATGAAATTAGAGAATTAATAAAAGAAGATGTACATAAGATGGTTCAAGACGTTAAACCGAAGCTTAGCAACACAGTATCAAATCAAGAAACAGAGGTAGAAAAATTTCATAAAGAATATATAAATGCTGAGTCATCTTGGAAAGAAAAATCTTTACGAGATCGTAGTCCATTTGAAAACTACCATAGTACTTTATATCAATTAAGAAAGAATAAAAAATATATTACCTTTATTAATATTTTCTTTAACCTGGTTTTAGGTTTTTCATTAATAAACTCATTAAATTCATTTATATATTTTATAGTAGTTGCGCTCTTCTCCATCTTTTATCTGCCGATATTGCTAAGAAGAAAAAGGTTACGAAAGGTTGAAACGACTTTATATCAAGAGATTACTCCGATCGAGTTAAAAGAATTTGATGACATGATAAACAAAGGATATTAATGAAAAGTCCAACTAAATAGTTGGGCTTTTCTTGATATTCTCTTAACCAAGTGGGCTCATTATTGTTATATGAGTATTTAATAATTAAAGGCTATGTTAAAGGTAAAGGTTGATTAAAATACAAAAGTAAAATGAGCTGGAGTATATATCTCCATGCTCATTTTACTTTTGTATCTTTTTTGCTAAAGCCCCCGTTTCTTTAAGTACATTTCTTCACAAACTTCGCTAATTATAAAAAAACGACTGCAAATATGGTCGGAACTTTTAATAACTTATTTTACAATTAACACTGGACATACTACCCTTTTTACAACCTTATGGCTTACACTTCCCAACACCATTTCTTGAAGTGAGTTTAATCCTCTACTGCCAATTATCACGATGTCATAACTTCCTTTATTAGCATACTCCACAATGGTTGGGCCTGGTTCTCCATGTAATAATTGTATCGAGAATTTTATTTTGTTAGACTCTAAAATTTCTTCAATAGGTATTAATCTTTTTTTTCTTGCTACCTCTAATTCCTCACCATTGTGAGCATGAAGGACTTCTGTTCTAGCTTTTGAAAAATCAACTACATAAACAATCTTTACCGTGCTTTCCTTACTAATAGATGCTATCTTAACTGCCTCTTTTGCTGCTCTTCTAGAATGTTCTGATCCATCAACTGCTAATAAAATATTGTTATACATGTTCAGTCACCTCGTATTATAATATTAATGGGCTGATAGTTTTCCATTAGGGTTATTAAAAACAGCTAGTTTATCTAAGATTTTTTTACTCGCCGCATTTAAATTCTTAATAGAGACATTATTATTATTTTCACGGTATTTAATTACAACTTTATCGATAGCTCCAACTGCTGAATCGTCCCATATATGTGCATTTGAAAAGTTAATTATTATATTCTTATGTTGAACACTAACATCAAATCCATCTAAAAATCCTTCCACAGATGCAAAGAATAGTTGTCCTTCCACAAAAAAAGTAATATTTTGCATTGTTTCTTGTTTCGTTAACTTTATTTTTGAAATTTTTGCCACAAAGAATATAGCACTTAGAATTACACCGGCTATAACTCCAATGGAAAGGTCATGTGTCGCTACAACAATGACAACAGTAACTAACATAACAATTGCATCGGTTCTAGGTGCGTTCTTTAAGTATGAAAAAGAATTCCAATCAAAAGTTCCAATCGAGACCATTATCATAATCCC encodes the following:
- a CDS encoding universal stress protein, producing the protein MYNNILLAVDGSEHSRRAAKEAVKIASISKESTVKIVYVVDFSKARTEVLHAHNGEELEVARKKRLIPIEEILESNKIKFSIQLLHGEPGPTIVEYANKGSYDIVIIGSRGLNSLQEMVLGSVSHKVVKRVVCPVLIVK